Genomic window (Streptosporangium brasiliense):
GGACCGTCGGGCTGCCGCTGGTCGTGATCTTCGCGGGCTGGCTGATCTACCGGGCGCGGGGGCGGGTGCTGACGGCCGGGGTGATGCTGGCGGCCGCGGCCCTGCCGATCCTGGGCTACGGGGCCTGGTTCCACGCGACCCACGGCCGGATCGGGATCGTGGGCGCCAACGGCGTCTTCCTCTACGCCAAGACGATGACCTTCGCCGACTGCGCGGTGATGAGGCCGCCCGCGGACCTGGCCGTGCTCTGCGACCCCCGCCCGCCCGCCCGGCGGCCCCCCGCGCAGGAATACGTCTGGAGCCCCGACTCGCCGCTGGTCAAGCTGCCCGGCATCACCTTCACCGAGGAGAACGACGCCCTGGCCGGCCGGTTCGCCTCACTGGCCATCCGCAGCCAGCCGCTGGGCTATCTCGGCTCGGTCGCCTCCGAGCTGGCCCGCTCCTTCACCCTGGGCCGTCCGGTCTACCCGGACCAGGAGGTCTACGACTACTACGAGTTCCCGGCGGCGCCGCCGGCGCCCCCGGGCCGCTACCCGGCCACGGTGGGCGCCGAGCGCGCCGAGCGCGACTACGAGCGGGGGCCGATCGCCACCCGGATCGTCGAGCCCTACGCGGGCTGGATGCGGGCCTACCAGGACGTCGTCCGGCTGCCCGGCGCGGCGGTGCTGGTGATCCTGCTGATCCCCCCGGTGGCGGCGGCCGTGCGGCGCCTGCGCCCGGACTCCACGCTGTGGGTGCTGCCGTGGACGACGGCGGTGGTGCTGCTCGTCATGCCCCCGGCGGTCGCGGAATTCGACTACCGCTACGTGCTGCCCGCCGTACCGGCAGCGTGTCTGGCAGCGGCTTTTGTGGCGGGCAAACCTTCTTTCCATAACATTCCAAGAAATGTCCGTATTTGAGTATGCTGGGCGCCCGGATCACCACGGGAGCGGCAAGGGGCGGTCATGACCAAGTTCACGTCATCATGGCGCCCGGCACTCACCTCATGACCTACCCTTTGGGCGCAATGAGCGAGCTGAAGCAGCACCGGGCGTTGCCGCCAGGCGAGGAGATCGCATGAGCGACCATCGGCACGTCTCCGTGAAGGACCGCCGGGCCGAGCCGGCCGGCCACGGCCGCCGGGGCTCCCGCCGCGCGGGCGGGGACGGCGGCCCGCCCCCCGAGCCCCCGAGCGACTACGCCGGACCGCCCCGCGACCCGCGCCGCAAGGCCGGACGGCTGGGCGTGGGCGGCTGGGTCAGCATCGCGATGACCGGCGTCCTGGTGGCCGGCACCCTCGGCGGCTACAAGTTCTACCGCGACCTCGACGACAGCATCACCCGCGAGAGCGTCGTGGACAAGCTCGGCGCCAACCGCCCCCCGGAGACCGGGGCGCTCAACGTGCTCGTCGTGGGCTCCGACACCCGCGACGGCGCCGGGAACAAGAGATACGGCCAGCACATGCAGGGCCAGGGCGAGCGGACCGACACGATCATCCTGCTCCACATCTCCCCCAACCGTGACAAGGCCACCCTGGTCAGCTTCCCCCGCGACTCCATGGTCCAGGTGCCCGCCTGCGAGAACCCCGTGACGAAGGCGGCCATTCCCGCCGGCCTCAAGCAGATCAACTCGGCCTTCAACGACGGCGGCATCGTCTGCACGTGGAAGACGATCGAGGCGCTGACCCAGATCCACGTCGACCACTTCGTCAAGGTCGACTTCGCCGGCTTCACCAACATCGTCGACGCGCTGGGCGGCATCGAGATCTGCCTGCCCGAGGACGTGATGGACAAGAAGGCCAAGCTGGAGCTGACCAAGGGCAAGCACAACGTGATGGGCAAGACCGCCCTCGCCTACGTCCGCGCCCGCTACGCGCTCGGCGACGGCAGCGACCTCAGCCGGATCAAGCGCCAGCAGGTCTTCCTCCAGCAGGTGATGAAGAAGGCCACCAGCTCCGACCTGCTGACCGACCTCGGCAAGCTGAACAACTTCCTGAAGGCCGCCGCCTCGTCGGTGACGATGGACAGCAACCTCGACACCGGGCGCCTGCTGGAGATCGCCCAGAGCGCGAAGTCCCTCACCTCCTCCGGCCTGAAGGCCATCACCGTGCCGTGGATGCCGGACCCCGCCGACAAGAACCGGGTCGTCTGGCGGCAGCCCGCCGCCACCGAGCTGTTCGACGCGATCCGCAGCGACACCGAGGTGACCAAGAGCCCGGTCCCCAACGCCTCCGCGAAACCGGCCGTCAAGCACGAGCAGGTCCAGGTCCAGGTCTTCAACGGCACCGGCACGTACGGCCTGGCCAAGGAGGTGGCCGCCAAGCTGGCCGACCAGGGCTTCCGGGTGACCCAGGTCGGCAACGCCCGCCCGGCCACCGGCGACGTGCCCACCACCGTGCTGCGCTACGGCAAGCGGGACGCCGAGGGCGCCTCCTACGCCGACGCGCTGGCCGCCAGGCTCTCCGGCGACAAGCTCACCCCCGTGGCGGGCAAGGTGAAGCCCGCCAGCATGGAGAACTACGCCGCGACCATCCCGGCCACCCCGCTGCCCACCGGCCCGGTCGTCCAGCTGATCATCGGCACCGACTGGAAGGGCGTCCGGGTCCCCACCAAGATCCCCGACTCCCTCAAGGACTCCGTCGTCGACAGCAAGACCAACCCTTGCCAGTAGGCCCCGCCCCCGGCGGCCCGCCGGACGGCGCGGGCCGTACGGCGGGCGGCGCGGGCGCGACGGCCACCTCAGGCCGTACGGCACGCCCCCTGGGCGGCACGGACCGCACGGCACGCGCCATGAGCGGCGCGGGCCGTACGGAGGACCCCACGGACACCGCGGGCCGTACGGAGGACACCGCGGACACCGCGGGCCGTACGGCGCGCCATCGGCCGTACGGCGGGCGGCGCGGACGGGCGGCCTCCGGAAGATCACGATTCACCGGGAACCCCCGCCGCCCCCCGGCGCTCGTGCGACAGACCCCACGCGCTCGGTTTAGGGTGGTCGGGTCGGCGAGCCGGAGCCCATTCGGCCGCATCCTCCGGCGGTCCCCGGGCGTCTTAACCAGTGTGTCCGACCACCTCCCAGTCTCCGACAGATAGCTGAGCGTTTTCCCCGTGAGCGACACCCGATCTCCCTTCCACATGCCGGCCCCCCGTGACGACGGCGCCCCCGACGCCGGCACCGGCGGGTCCGGCGGACAGGGCCGGACCTCCGCCTCGTGGCCGATGCCCGAGCACGCGCAGCCGTCTCCGGCCTCCCGGGCCTCCTGGCCCGAGCCCCCGGACCTCGGTCCCGCCCCGTCCACCCGCGACGGTCATCGCGAGGAGCAGGGCTGGGACGAGGGGGCCGGCGAGGTCACCGCCTGGGGCTACCCGGCCTACCAGGAGCCGCCCACCCCCTCCGAGGACGCATGGGCGAACTGGGACACCCAGACGCCCCCCGGCGAGCAGGAGCCGACCTCCCGCCGGGACGCCCGGGCGTCCTCCGGGCCGCGGGGACGGACCCCGCAGCGGGAGACCCCGCCGTCCTCCCCGCCGCAGCCGCGGGGATCGCGGGAGGACACCCGGCAGGGCCCCGCTCCGCAGGGATGGGGATCATCCGAGGACCTCCGCCCGTCCGAGGACCTCCACCCGTCCTCCCCTCCGGAGTCATGGGGATCGCGGGGAGACACCCGGCAGGGCTCCGCTCCGCAGGGATGGGGATCATCCGACGACGCCCGCCGTCCCTCCGCCCGGGAGACGCGGACACCGTACCCGGACGCGCGGACGCCCGCCCGCAGGAGCCCGCTGGACATCACGCCCGCCACCGCGCCCGCCGGCAACCTTCTGGACCCGCTGGATCCCGCGTGGTCGTCGGAGCACGACACCGTCCGGGCCCCGGCGGCCCCCCACCGGCCGCAGCCGCAGGACGCGCCGGCCGCCGCCGAGCGGCCGTTCTCCTACTGGGAGAACTCCAGCCGCGGGGCCGCCCCCTCCCCCTGGGACCGGTCCGCAGGGCCGGAGGAGCAGGAGCAGGAGCCGCGCCCGGAGGAGGAGCCCGCCGCTCCGCCCGCCAGGAAGAAGCGCGAGCCGTATCTCGACAACGTGAAGTTCGTCCTGATCGCCCTGGTGGTGACCGGGCACTCGCTGGTGCCCACCCTGGCCACGCACTCGGCCAAGTCGGCCTACCTGTTCATCTACACCTTCCACATGCCGGCGTTCGTGCTGATCAGCGGTTATCTCGGCCGGAACTTCTGGAACTCCAACGCCAAGATCAACAAGCTGGTCGACACCATGCTGGTGCCGTACGTGGTCGTGGAGATCGGCTACGCGCTGCTCCGCTTCGGGCTGGGCCAGAAGTGGACCCTGACGATCATCGACCCGGCCTGGCTGAACTGGTACCTGCTGGCGCTGGTGCTCTGGCGGATCTCCACGCCCATCTGGAACCGGATGCGGCAGCCGCTGCTGGTCGCGGTGATCATCTACATGGTCGCCGGCTTCTCGGAGATCTCCGGCGACTTCAGCATCGACCGCTTCTTCGGCCTGCTCCCCTTCTACGTGCTCGGCCTGGTGCTCAAGCCCGAGCACTTCGACCTGCTCAAGCCGGTGTGGGTCAGGATCCTGGGCGGGCTCACGCTGGCCGGGGGCGCCGCGGTGGCGATCTTCATCGCCCCGCACGTCAACCTCAAGCCGATCTACTTCCGCTACAGCTTCAAGTCCATGGACATGAGCTGGTGGATCGGGCTCGGCGTGCGCGGCGCGCTGCTGGTCGCGGCGCTGGCCATGTCGGTCGCGCTGCTGGCGGTGGTGCCGCGGCGGGAGACCTGGTTCTCCGACCTCGGCACCCGCACGCTCTACGCCTATCTGCTCCACGGCGTCGTGGTGCTCATCGCCAAGGACCAGGGGTGGCTGAGCTTCCCCTGGCTGTACGGCCCGCTGGGGGTGATGGCGATCGCGTCGAGCTCGCTGGCGCTGGCCATCGTGCTGTCCCTGCCGGAGACCCGCAAACTCTTCAAGTGGCTGCTCGAACCCCGCCTGGTCTGGCTCTACCGCCGGCCGTCGGCGGCCTCCCCCGCCAGGTCGCCGGAGCCCGCCGGCACCGCGCCGGAGGCCGCCGGCAGGGAGAGTTCAGCGGCAGTTACCCGGTAATTAACTCAACACATCCGGTGATGACGGAACCGGCACTCAGCATCGGGATATGCGGGTATGTGTCGGGACTATCGTTCATCGCCCCGAAGACGCCCGGATCATGCATCGGCAGATCCGGGCGCTCCTCGACGCGGGGCACGAGATCACCTATGTCGCGCCCTTCACCGACTGCAACGTCACCCCCGACCCCCGGGTCCGGGCGATCGACGTCCCCCGCGCGGTGGGCCGCCGGCGCGGACGCGCCCTCAAGGCCGCCCGCGGGGCCCTCAAGCGCGGCGTCGAGGGGGCCGACCTGCTGGTCGTCCATGACATCGAGCTGCTGTTCCGGCTGCCAAGGAGCCGCCCCGTCACGGTCTGGGACGTCCACGAGGACACCGCCGCCGCGCTGGAGAGCAAGCCCTACCTCCCCGAGCACCTGCGCCGGACCCTGCCGCCGCTGATCCGCCGGGTCGAGGCCCGCGCGGAGAAGCGCCTGCACCTCATCCTGGCCGAGGAGTCCTACCGGGAGCGCTTCTCCCGCCCCCACCCGGTGGTGCCCAACACCACCTACGTGCCCCCGCGGCCGCCCGCGCCGCCCGGCCGGAACCGGGTGGTCTACGTGGGCCACCTGTCCCGGGCCAGGGGCGCGGTGGAGCTGATCGAGCTGGCCCGGCGGCTGCACCCGCACGGGATCAGGACGGACCTGGTGGGCGCCGCCGACGCCGAGATCAGGCCGCTGCTGCGGGACGCGCAGCGAGACGGCCTGCTCGACTGGTACGGATACGTGCCCAACCAGCACGCGCTGCGGATGGCCGAGGGGGCGATCGCCGGGCTGTCGCTCCTGCACGACGTGCCCAACTACCGGCGGTCGATGCCGACCAAGGTCGTCGAGTACATGTCCCGCGGGCTCCCGGTGATCACCACGCCGCTGCCGGCCGCCTCCTCGCTGGTCGAGCGGGCCGACTGCGGCGTCGTCACGCCCTTCGGGGACGTGGACGCGGCGCTGCGCGCCGTACTGGCGCTGCGGGAGGACCCCGAGGGGGCAGCGGCGATGGGCGCGCGCGGTCATGCGGAGGCGCTGCGCCGCTACCACTGGCCCGACCAGGCGGGCGAGTTCGTGGGGCTGCTGGAGGGGTGGGCGACGGCGAGCGCCGCCCCCGCGCGCGCCCACCACCGTCCCCTCGTGGTCTGACCCTCCGCGCGGTCACCGGGGCCGCTCCAGGCCGAAGGCGATGTCGGCCACCCGCACCGTCGCGACGCGGGGTCCTCGATCGGCTCGCGCAGCGACGGGATCGTGGCCAGGGAGTCGGCGTAGGCGCAGGAGGTAACCGCAGACCAGCGGCCGGTGCTCCCGGTAGAGCTGCTCAATGCGGGTGCCGACGGCCGCCTCCGCGTCGGGGGTTGATCCGTCACGGACCAGGAGACGGACCCGGCAGAGGATTGGTCACACACCGGTGACGTGAGGGCCGGGGATTGGTGTACTGGAGGCATGGCACGCCATCTGATCCAGGGACGCGAGATCGCCATGCCGGTGCGGATCCGGGACGCCACGGTCTGCAGCGCCTCCTATCTGGTCCGGGCCGACGCCGCCCGGGCCGTGATCGCCTACTCCAGGCTGGACGTCGCCGAGGTGCTGCCCGGCAAGGCCCTGTGCACGCTGGTGTTCGTCGACTACGCCGACGGCGACCTCGACGCCTACCGGGAGTTCGGCGTGGCCTTCCTGGTCCGGCCCCCCGACGGGGGCCCGACGCCACCCCGGGGGCTGCGCGCGGGGCTGGCCGAGCTGCGCAGCGCCGGCACCGGGGCGTTCGTCCACTGGCTCCCGGTCGACCAGGGCTTCACCCTGGAGGCAGGCCGCACCATCTGGGGCTTCCCCAAGGAGCTGGCCGACATCGACCTGCGCCTGACCTCCCCCTACAAGCGGTGCATCCTGCGCAAGGACGGCCGCCTGGTGCTGGACCTGCTGATCAGACCCGGCGCCCCGGTCCCCGCGGGCGGGACGATGGCCCCCGCCGACGCCTACAGCCATCTGGAGGGCGTCACCCGCCGCATCCCCTGGTC
Coding sequences:
- a CDS encoding LCP family protein; the protein is MSDHRHVSVKDRRAEPAGHGRRGSRRAGGDGGPPPEPPSDYAGPPRDPRRKAGRLGVGGWVSIAMTGVLVAGTLGGYKFYRDLDDSITRESVVDKLGANRPPETGALNVLVVGSDTRDGAGNKRYGQHMQGQGERTDTIILLHISPNRDKATLVSFPRDSMVQVPACENPVTKAAIPAGLKQINSAFNDGGIVCTWKTIEALTQIHVDHFVKVDFAGFTNIVDALGGIEICLPEDVMDKKAKLELTKGKHNVMGKTALAYVRARYALGDGSDLSRIKRQQVFLQQVMKKATSSDLLTDLGKLNNFLKAAASSVTMDSNLDTGRLLEIAQSAKSLTSSGLKAITVPWMPDPADKNRVVWRQPAATELFDAIRSDTEVTKSPVPNASAKPAVKHEQVQVQVFNGTGTYGLAKEVAAKLADQGFRVTQVGNARPATGDVPTTVLRYGKRDAEGASYADALAARLSGDKLTPVAGKVKPASMENYAATIPATPLPTGPVVQLIIGTDWKGVRVPTKIPDSLKDSVVDSKTNPCQ
- a CDS encoding acetoacetate decarboxylase family protein, whose amino-acid sequence is MARHLIQGREIAMPVRIRDATVCSASYLVRADAARAVIAYSRLDVAEVLPGKALCTLVFVDYADGDLDAYREFGVAFLVRPPDGGPTPPRGLRAGLAELRSAGTGAFVHWLPVDQGFTLEAGRTIWGFPKELADIDLRLTSPYKRCILRKDGRLVLDLLIRPGAPVPAGGTMAPADAYSHLEGVTRRIPWSMTPRGVRVRPGGALIRLGNHPVAKELSELGLPKRALMTSTVSHLTMTFGEAKEL
- a CDS encoding glycosyltransferase family 4 protein; translation: MRVCVGTIVHRPEDARIMHRQIRALLDAGHEITYVAPFTDCNVTPDPRVRAIDVPRAVGRRRGRALKAARGALKRGVEGADLLVVHDIELLFRLPRSRPVTVWDVHEDTAAALESKPYLPEHLRRTLPPLIRRVEARAEKRLHLILAEESYRERFSRPHPVVPNTTYVPPRPPAPPGRNRVVYVGHLSRARGAVELIELARRLHPHGIRTDLVGAADAEIRPLLRDAQRDGLLDWYGYVPNQHALRMAEGAIAGLSLLHDVPNYRRSMPTKVVEYMSRGLPVITTPLPAASSLVERADCGVVTPFGDVDAALRAVLALREDPEGAAAMGARGHAEALRRYHWPDQAGEFVGLLEGWATASAAPARAHHRPLVV
- a CDS encoding acyltransferase family protein; this encodes MSDTRSPFHMPAPRDDGAPDAGTGGSGGQGRTSASWPMPEHAQPSPASRASWPEPPDLGPAPSTRDGHREEQGWDEGAGEVTAWGYPAYQEPPTPSEDAWANWDTQTPPGEQEPTSRRDARASSGPRGRTPQRETPPSSPPQPRGSREDTRQGPAPQGWGSSEDLRPSEDLHPSSPPESWGSRGDTRQGSAPQGWGSSDDARRPSARETRTPYPDARTPARRSPLDITPATAPAGNLLDPLDPAWSSEHDTVRAPAAPHRPQPQDAPAAAERPFSYWENSSRGAAPSPWDRSAGPEEQEQEPRPEEEPAAPPARKKREPYLDNVKFVLIALVVTGHSLVPTLATHSAKSAYLFIYTFHMPAFVLISGYLGRNFWNSNAKINKLVDTMLVPYVVVEIGYALLRFGLGQKWTLTIIDPAWLNWYLLALVLWRISTPIWNRMRQPLLVAVIIYMVAGFSEISGDFSIDRFFGLLPFYVLGLVLKPEHFDLLKPVWVRILGGLTLAGGAAVAIFIAPHVNLKPIYFRYSFKSMDMSWWIGLGVRGALLVAALAMSVALLAVVPRRETWFSDLGTRTLYAYLLHGVVVLIAKDQGWLSFPWLYGPLGVMAIASSSLALAIVLSLPETRKLFKWLLEPRLVWLYRRPSAASPARSPEPAGTAPEAAGRESSAAVTR